The following coding sequences are from one Salvia hispanica cultivar TCC Black 2014 chromosome 3, UniMelb_Shisp_WGS_1.0, whole genome shotgun sequence window:
- the LOC125211516 gene encoding probable calcium-binding protein CML18, protein MAKNHAAIALTLEEEAEKVFSKFDTNGDGKISLSELGDILNGLGSATPADEVKRIMSELDTDGDGFIDLKEFKAFHCGGGDSNKELKEAFDLYDKDKNGKISANELHSVLRSLGEKCSLKDCRKMIGSVDVDGDGCVNFEEFKKMMARPS, encoded by the coding sequence atggCAAAAAATCACGCAGCAATCGCGCTAACCCTAGAGGAAGAGGCGGAGAAAGTCTTCAGCAAATTCGATACCAATGGCGACGGTAAGATTTCTCTTTCCGAACTCGGCGACATACTCAACGGTCTCGGCTCCGCCACTCCCGCCGACGAGGTCAAGCGCATTATGTCGGAGCTTGACACCGACGGCGACGGCTTCATCGATTTGAAGGAGTTCAAGGCTTTTCactgcggcggcggcgataGCAACAAGGAATTGAAGGAGGCGTTTGATCTGTACGACAAGGACAAAAACGGTAAGATCTCCGCCAACGAGTTGCACTCGGTGCTCCGCAGCCTCGGAGAGAAGTGCTCGCTCAAGGATTGCCGCAAAATGATCGGCTCCGTCGACGTCGACGGTGACGGATGCGTGAATTTCGAGGAATTCAAAAAGATGATGGCGAGGCCTTCTTAA
- the LOC125211794 gene encoding endoglucanase 1-like has protein sequence MFSSATKHILCLFSTILCFALLSCYAFTPQDYADALEKSILFFEGQRSGRLPTNQRLTWRADSALSDGSGYHVDLVGGYYDAGDNVKFGLPMAFTTTLVSWSVIEFGSSMGSQVENAREAVRWGADYLLKAATATPGALYVQVGEANNDHRCWERPEDMDTARNVYKVTAQSPGSDVAAETAAALAAASIVFKDCDSSYSNKLLKTAMEVFDFADRYKGAYSDSLGSVVCPFYCSYSGYHDELLWGASWLHRASTNQSYLSYIQSNGHVLGADDDVYSFSWDDKRAGTKILLSQGFLEKNIEGLEVYKSHSDNYICSLVPGSPNFQAQYTPGGLLYKGSESNLQYVTTSSFLMLTYAKYVKNHGSGGGGGTCGVSADKVVELAKKQVDYILGDNPGQRSYMVGFGERYPQRLHHRASSLPSLHAHPARISCGDGFQYLNTPSPNPNILVGAIVGGPDSQDKFADDRNNYHQSEPATYINAPFIGALAFFSHHL, from the exons ATGTTTTCATCAGCTACTAAGCATATTCTATGCTTGTTTTCAACTATTCTCTGCTTTGCCCTCTTATCTTGCTATGCATTCACTCCACAAGACTATGCCGATGCACTTGAAAAATCCATCCTCTTCTTCGAGGGACAGCGCTCTGGCAGATTACCCACCAACCAGCGGCTCACGTGGAGGGCTGACTCTGCCCTCTCCGATGGCTCCGGTTACCAC GTAGATCTAGTTGGAGGATACTATGATGCAGGGGACAACGTCAAGTTCGGCCTCCCGATGGCTTTTACTACAACACTAGTGAGTTGGAGTGTGATTGAGTTCGGTAGTTCGATGGGGAGTCAAGTGGAAAATGCACGTGAGGCGGTGCGTTGGGGGGCGGATTATCTGCTCAAGGCAGCGACAGCTACCCCGGGGGCCTTGTACGTGCAA GTGGGAGAGGCCAACAACGATCACCGTTGCTGGGAACGACCCGAGGACATGGACACGGCCCGCAATGTGTACAAAGTGACTGCTCAAAGCCCTGGATCAGATGTAGCAGCAGAGACAGCTGCTGCATTGGCAGCTGCTTCCATTGTCTTCAAAGATTGTGATTCTTCTTATTCAAATAAGTTGCTCAAAACAGCAATGGAGGTATTTGATTTTGCAGACAGGTATAAGGGGGCTTATAGTGACTCTCTTGGATCAGTGGTGTGTCCATTTTACTGCTCCTACTCTGGATACCAT GATGAGCTGTTGTGGGGAGCATCGTGGCTTCATAGAGCTTCAACAAACCAATCATATTTGTCTTACATTCAATCCAATGGCCACGTTCTTGGAGCTGATGATGATGTTTATTCTTTTAGTTGGGATGACAAGAGAGCTGGGACCAAAATACTACTCTCTCAG gggtttttggagaaaaatattgaaGGTTTAGAGGTGTACAAATCACATTCAGACAATTATATATGTTCCCTAGTTCCAGGGTCACCTAATTTCCAGGCACAGTACACTCCAGGGGGGCTTTTGTACAAAGGAAGTGAAAGCAATCTCCAATATGTAACCACATCAAGCTTCCTCATGTTGACATATGCCAAATATGTGAAGAACCACGGCAGCGGTGGCGGTGGGGGGACGTGCGGCGTCAGCGCCGACAAGGTTGTGGAGTTGGCAAAGAAACAGGTGGACTACATACTAGGAGATAATCCAGGCCAGAGGTCCTACATGGTGGGGTTCGGGGAGAGGTATCCGCAGCGGCTGCACCACAGAGCCTCTTCCTTACCCTCACTCCACGCACACCCTGCTCGGATCAGCTGTGGTGATGGATTCCAGTATCTAAACACGCCGTCGCCCAATCCAAACATTCTTGTCGGAGCAATCGTTGGCGGCCCAGACAGTCAAGACAAATTTGCAGATGACCGGAATAATTATCACCAATCTGAGCCCGCCACTTATATCAACGCCCCATTTATCGGCGCACTCGCTTTCTTTTCTCATCATCTTTAA
- the LOC125211795 gene encoding peroxidase 41-like → MSSSLLPLPLLLLLVLLLSTSTGTVQSEKQPKLKTDYYKKSCPNFAKIVQEVITDKQLAVPTTAAGALRLFFHDCVVGGCDASLLLGSSHSSPASERDHEINHSLPGDAFDVVIRAKLRLELECPGIVSCSDVLAEATRDLITMVGGPFYPVPLGRLDSPEPHASKIEGHIATPNMSLTKIIDMFSVKGFSVQEMVALSGAHTVGFSHCSEFANRIFNFSATEDHDPTMNPDYVDGLRKLCVNYKTDPTMAAFNDPMSPGKFDNTYFVNLQNGLGLLASDQILALDPRTKPFVDTYAKDQTKFFQDFAKGMEKVGMLDIKTGDKGEVRKRCDTPNTIKFH, encoded by the coding sequence ATGTCGTCGTCActccttcctcttcctcttcttcttcttcttgtccTCCTCCTGAGCACGAGCACGGGCACGGTGCAATCGGAAAAGCAACCAAAGCTGAAAACCGATTACTACAAAAAGAGCTGCCCCAACTTCGCCAAGATCGTCCAAGAGGTGATCACCGACAAGCAGCTCGCCGTCCCCACAACCGCAGCCGGCGCCCTCCGCCTCTTCTTCCACGACTGCGTCGTCGGCGGCTGCGACGCCTCCCTCCTCCTCGGCTCCAGCCACAGCTCCCCCGCCTCGGAGCGAGACCATGAAATCAACCACTCCCTCCCTGGAGACGCATTCGACGTGGTGATCCGCGCCAAGCTCCGCCTGGAGCTGGAGTGCCCGGGCATCGTCTCCTGCTCGGACGTCCTGGCCGAGGCCACCCGCGACCTCATCACCATGGTAGGGGGACCCTTCTACCCGGTCCCCCTCGGCCGCCTCGACAGCCCCGAGCCCCACGCCTCCAAAATCGAGGGCCACATCGCCACCCCAAACATGTCCCTCACCAAAATCATCGACATGTTCTCCGTGAAAGGCTTCTCCGTACAGGAGATGGTCGCGCTCTCCGGGGCCCACACCGTCGGCTTCTCCCACTGCTCCGAGTTCGCCAACCGCATCTTCAACTTCAGCGCCACGGAGGACCACGACCCCACCATGAACCCCGACTACGTGGACGGCCTCCGCAAGCTCTGCGTCAACTACAAGACGGATCCCACCATGGCGGCCTTCAACGACCCAATGTCGCCAGGGAAGTTCGACAACACCTACTTTGTCAACCTCCAGAACGGCCTGGGCCTGCTCGCTAGTGATCAGATCTTGGCGTTGGATCCACGGACCAAGCCTTTCGTCGACACCTACGCTAAGGATCAGACCAAATTCTTCCAGGACTTCGCCAAGGGGATGGAGAAGGTGGGAATGCTGGATATCAAGACTGGGGATAAGGGAGAGGTGCGGAAGAGATGCGACACTCCAAATACTATCAAATTTCATTGA